A window of the Roseovarius sp. S88 genome harbors these coding sequences:
- a CDS encoding DUF1761 domain-containing protein: MEIVNVLVAAVASYAFGTVWYMTLANPWMEAAGVAKGPDGRPENSGNPVPYILAFVAAVLVAGMMRHIFELSSIDTVGKGIVSGLGIGLFLASPWIMINNTFAGRPFRLILIDGGYATFGCAVIGLVLTLF; the protein is encoded by the coding sequence ATGGAGATTGTAAACGTCTTGGTCGCAGCGGTGGCCAGTTATGCGTTTGGCACTGTGTGGTACATGACACTGGCCAATCCCTGGATGGAAGCGGCGGGTGTTGCCAAAGGCCCCGATGGACGGCCGGAAAACAGCGGTAATCCAGTTCCTTACATTCTGGCATTTGTCGCTGCCGTCCTCGTGGCAGGCATGATGCGACATATTTTTGAATTGAGCAGCATCGACACAGTTGGAAAAGGAATTGTGTCTGGCCTTGGGATAGGTTTGTTTTTGGCAAGCCCCTGGATCATGATCAACAATACCTTCGCAGGCCGCCCATTCCGTCTCATTTTGATTGACGGCGGATACGCAACATTCGGCTGCGCAGTCATCGGACTGGTTCTCACGCTCTTTTGA
- a CDS encoding YciI family protein, giving the protein MLVALIARDKPDALQTRLDNRDAHIAYLKSSNLVSQAGPLLDTNGDMVGSLIVLEVDDMSDAEAWAASDPYALAGLFQSVDLIPWNKVI; this is encoded by the coding sequence ATGCTCGTTGCCTTGATCGCTCGTGATAAGCCCGACGCCCTGCAAACCCGGTTGGACAATCGCGATGCACATATCGCTTATCTCAAGTCCTCCAACTTGGTGTCACAGGCCGGCCCACTCTTGGATACCAACGGAGACATGGTTGGGTCTTTGATCGTGCTTGAAGTTGATGACATGTCAGACGCCGAAGCGTGGGCCGCATCTGATCCATATGCGTTGGCCGGATTGTTCCAAAGCGTAGACCTCATTCCTTGGAACAAGGTGATCTGA
- a CDS encoding EVE domain-containing protein produces MRYWLFKSEPSTWSWDQQVAKADEGEEWDGVRNYQARNFMREMKVGDRGFFYHSQTEKAIVGVVEVIAEAHPDSTTDDDRWECVDIKALWSVKTPVTLDMIKSEPRLGNMVLVKNSRLSVQPVAHDEWDIVCGLGGISK; encoded by the coding sequence ATGCGCTATTGGCTCTTCAAATCGGAACCCTCAACATGGAGCTGGGATCAGCAAGTTGCAAAAGCCGACGAAGGCGAAGAATGGGATGGTGTGCGCAATTATCAGGCGCGCAATTTCATGCGAGAAATGAAAGTTGGCGACCGAGGCTTTTTCTATCACAGTCAGACGGAAAAGGCGATTGTTGGCGTGGTGGAGGTGATCGCCGAGGCCCACCCGGATAGCACAACTGATGACGACAGATGGGAATGCGTAGACATCAAGGCCCTGTGGTCCGTCAAGACGCCTGTGACTTTGGACATGATCAAGTCTGAACCGAGGCTGGGAAACATGGTTCTTGTGAAGAACTCAAGACTGTCTGTCCAACCTGTTGCACATGATGAATGGGACATCGTGTGTGGTTTGGGCGGTATATCCAAGTAG